TCCTCCCGCAGTGCTTTTAATATTATCAGCTCATCACGTCTCTTATCCACGCTGGCACCGCCATAATCCGCTGTGGAACGAATTTCGCTCAAAATGGACTCTTTCTTCGCTCTCTCGTACTCCATTGGCGATACGATCAGGATAGCTTTGCCACGGGTGTTGCGGATAAAGATGAAGGGATCTAAAGAAAGAAATCGCGTGGCGTAATACATATCCGCGTTATGCGCGCTCCCACTGACCATGAGAAGAGCCTTCATCCTTCATCATCGCCTCCCATTTATACTCATCACATCAAACCATAACAAACCATAACTTACTTTATTTTATCTCTTCAGATATAAGGATAGATAAAAGATAAGATGAGGATGATAGGAGAGCGTCAGTTTGAGAAGGTGGATATAACGAGGTACGAAGTGAAGAAACTGGTTCTTATACCCTTAATCCTGCTACTCGCCTCTTTTGTAATTCTTGGATATACACAGGTGAGTGTGGGTTCACCGGTGCGTCTGGGAATGGACTTCATCGGTGGTACGATGGTGAAGATATCAACGGACAAGAGCGCGGATGAGCTGAGAGCGGAATTTGCAGATTTGCCACTGGTTCTGGTGGCTAAGACGGGGATAGGCAATGAGAAAAGGTTGGAATTTGATATATCCAGTGAATCACAGGAGTATCATAGGTTGCTCGACAGGTTAGAGATGCAATACGGGGGCAGATATGAGATAAAGACCATAAGTGCGGTATTTGGTAAACAATACCAGCGTCAGGCATTGTTTGCACTGATAACTGCCTTCTTGTTGATGGCTATTGTGGTATTTGTGGTGTTTCGAATCTTTGTTCCCTCTTTTGCCGTCGTCCTCTCTGCCTTCTCGGATATTACTATCGCCATCGCCTGCATGGACATAATAGGCATGAAGCTATCGCTTGGGACAGTAGCGGCATTACTCATGCTTATAGGCTATTCTGTGGACTCCGATATCTTACTCACTACCAATCTGCTCCGTAAGAAGGGCGAATTGTTTGATAATATCAGAAGTGCGATGAAGACGGGTCTAATGATGACCTCAACGACCATCGTTGCAATCTTTGCGATGTTCATTGTATCCTTTTTGATTGATATTACCATATTGAAGGATATATCAATCGTGCTCCTGTTCGGGCTTGTTATGGACCTGATGAACACCTGGCTGCTAAATGCAGGTATATTGCGGTGGTACATAGAGAGGAGGGAGTCGAAGAGGAAGAGGTACATAAAGCAGAAGCAGAGCAAGGGTGGGAAGAAGCGAGCGAAGTCATCATAGCATAAGCATAGATGGTCTACAAGATATTGATTGTGGGTTTGAAGGAGCTGGATGCGGGTAAGACGAGCCTTGCGTGTGCGATATTAGATTATTTTAGAGTGCAAGAGTACTCCGTATGCGGGTTCAAGCCGCGAGCCGGGAACAGCATCTGGTATGATTATGATGTGGTGCAGG
Above is a genomic segment from Methanophagales archaeon containing:
- a CDS encoding protein translocase subunit SecF, whose product is MIGERQFEKVDITRYEVKKLVLIPLILLLASFVILGYTQVSVGSPVRLGMDFIGGTMVKISTDKSADELRAEFADLPLVLVAKTGIGNEKRLEFDISSESQEYHRLLDRLEMQYGGRYEIKTISAVFGKQYQRQALFALITAFLLMAIVVFVVFRIFVPSFAVVLSAFSDITIAIACMDIIGMKLSLGTVAALLMLIGYSVDSDILLTTNLLRKKGELFDNIRSAMKTGLMMTSTTIVAIFAMFIVSFLIDITILKDISIVLLFGLVMDLMNTWLLNAGILRWYIERRESKRKRYIKQKQSKGGKKRAKSS